A segment of the Colletotrichum destructivum chromosome 3, complete sequence genome:
CGGCGAGGCGCGCATCCTCCGGCCCGGCGACGTCTCCATCAACCGCGGCGCCATGCACAAGTGGCGCAACGTGTCCAACGAGAAGCCCGCGCGCATCCTGTTCGTCATGCTCGACGTCaagcccatcatcgtcaacggcaaggccctcgagttcgacgtcggcgacctgaTGAAGGAGTACGCCGActacgccgaggacgaggggcccaacaagaaggagtagagagagagagaaagagagagagagagagagagagagagagagagagagagagagagagagagagagagagagagaggaggacgagttagaggaggaggaggaggaggtggaagacgacgagaatGACGGATAGTCTGATCCGTCGACCATTGGTCTCCTGCCCGCACACGCGTACATGTCTCTGGAGGTACCCTGCTTTGGGAATCTGTGTTTACATACAGTAATTATTAGTAGGCCTTAAGCGAGTCTAGACACTGCAATGCAACatttccccccccccatgttAGTCGAAGCCCATAATAGGTCAAGCAAcaaatccccccccccccccccccaccactCAGGCCACTACCACACCGCATCACGGTTCGTCGTCAAGGGTTCATTCAGTATTGATCAAGGGTCTCTCTCCATGGATCCTGAAGGGTCTCACGGAGTGCATAGAATGAACAACACTGCATGCGTCAAGCGCCCCGCAGACGGCCGGCAAGCAAAGCAAACACACTAAGAAACCAAAACATGTGCTTGGTCAGAGTAGCCTAACACATTTTGGCTCATGAACTAACCCCCAAGCTGACACAAGACTGCCGCTGCTGAGGCGGCGGATCTTGAAGCACGGGAGTATTGCTTTAAGGATATGGGGAATGgaccggggggaggggggaggtggggagacttggtggaggaggagggagggagggacaCGGGACGGTGAGccgacccctccccccccccggacgCCCCTGTTTAGTACGCCAGTCCGTTTAGCTAGTCTCTATTAGGACGTTGATTCACACGTGGGAAAGGGGCGCGGCAGCTCACgctgagaagaaggaaaggtggccatgccatgccatcaTCCTGTTTGTGCTGCTGCatgtgcgtgcgtgcgtaTGTGTGGCGTGTGTAGGTAGGCATGGGAGGCCTTTTCGCGTTGAATATGGCCATATGGACCGACAAATGTAATCTGCCAATGCATCCGTAACCTCTCTATGAAACTTGTCTATGCAGTGCAGTATATCAGAATATTGAAGGGTAAATCTAACATAAGAGAACTCAAACAGCTGCTCCATGTTTTACCCACAAAACACCCTGTCCAATCCATTGTAGCTGTGCTACTAACCAACCCCCGAATGAATATCCGGTTGGCCCAGGTCCTCTTCTCCCTATCACTGGAACGCCCTGATATGATTGCTAGACCCCTTTTTTCCCGCCCTTTCGCGCCCTGTTCACGGTTTCACCCCCCTCAATCGCTTGCAAAGGGCGGACGGGCGTGTCGCAAACTAACACACATGCAGCTACTTTACACCGGATTCTGCCTTGTATTTGTCCGTTCTGGCTACTGGTTACTGACTCCCGGCGTCTTGTGATCGGGGAATGGGCGGGGATGGGCCGGGGGAGAGTGACAGGCAACGCGGCACAGTCGGCCTGCTGCCTGTGGCGGCGGGATTGGTGTGTGactgtctctctctctgcgaTTATTGCCCACAAACGGGCAATGCTCTGAAGTCATATGATTGGTCCGCCTGATCCGTAAGAGTCAACATACGGGGACGGCTCAACGTGCGGGAACAGGCGGGAGGATTGTTTGTTGCTCGCATTTGGGGAGGGCTTGAGCTGCCCGGCCAGGCTGTCAGCGTGCGTGTCAAACTTGTCAACATGTCGAACTTGTCAGACCAGGCTGCGAACGCGCCACCTTGGCGTGGTTGGTCCAGGTGATGGGCATCGTTGGGTTTGTCAAGGGTCTCACCATCCTTCCATTCAGTTCTGGCCATTGTTCTCTCGTCGTTGAGAAGCACGAAAGAGGCTCGGACTTGAGAATGGCATATCAACACCGGTgtccaaccaccaccaccaccaccaccaaaaacactaccgccgccgccgccgccgccgccaccgtcgaTTTAAACCCAAGTTTATAAACCCATCTGCATTCCCCGTTGCCGCCGTTTCTCCCAGTCCACCTTGTTATATTCATCCCAGCTCATAacccacctacctacctatccaTCCCACCTTATCCACACAAAAGCTACCATGTCGTCGGGTCTCCAAGCCGGCGCTTCCTCCGAGGCCACCTTCAAGGGTTTCCTCTCCCGGCAGCGCACGGCGCCCAAGCCCTTGCCCGCCGGCCTCCGCCTCACGGACCagaccgccgtcgtcacggGGAGCAATGTGGGCATCGGCCTCGCGGCGTCCCGCCAGCTGCTGGACCTCGGCCTCTCCCACCTGGTCATGGGCGTCCGCTcccaggccaagggcgacgccgccgccgcccagctgcgCAAGGACTTCCCCGGCGCCCAGGTCTCCGTCTGGATCCTCGACATGGAGTCGTACGACTCCATCCGCGCCTTCGTCGAGCGCTGCGCCTCGCTGCCGCGcctcgacatcaccatcctcaacgccggcctGATGGCCGCCACCTACGGCGTCGCCAAGGGCACGGGGCACGAGCTCACCATGCAGGTCGACTACCTCTCCACCGTCTATCTCACCCTGCTGCTCATCCCCGTCCTCAAGTCCAAGAaggtcgccggcggctcctccgcgcggccgccggtgcTCAGCATCGTCGGGTCCGACATGGCTTACACGGCGTCCCTGAAGACGACGGACCCCGTCCTGCCGCagttcgacgacgccaaggcctACGGCCAGATCCCGTCCTACTCCAACGCGAAGCTGCTGCTCATGTTCTTCGtcgccaagctcgccgagctcgtcgacccCAGCGACGTCCTCATCAACCTGTCCAACCCGGGCATGACCAAGGGCACTGCCCTGGGCCACGACAGCCCGGCCCTCGTCCGGAAGATCTTTGGCGTCGCCCAGTACTTCCTGGcacggccggccgaggtcggcgcctCCGTCTACCTCGAcgcggccttggccaagggcgccgagagCCACGGGAGCTTTGTCAGTGACTGGCAAATTAAGCCGTGAGTGCAATCGTGATTTCCGTG
Coding sequences within it:
- a CDS encoding Putative short-chain dehydrogenase/reductase SDR, NAD(P)-binding domain superfamily; translation: MSSGLQAGASSEATFKGFLSRQRTAPKPLPAGLRLTDQTAVVTGSNVGIGLAASRQLLDLGLSHLVMGVRSQAKGDAAAAQLRKDFPGAQVSVWILDMESYDSIRAFVERCASLPRLDITILNAGLMAATYGVAKGTGHELTMQVDYLSTVYLTLLLIPVLKSKKVAGGSSARPPVLSIVGSDMAYTASLKTTDPVLPQFDDAKAYGQIPSYSNAKLLLMFFVAKLAELVDPSDVLINLSNPGMTKGTALGHDSPALVRKIFGVAQYFLARPAEVGASVYLDAALAKGAESHGSFVSDWQIKPFPPIWYTEEGRKIEARLMDETMKELKPVGASLPQKA